In Mesorhizobium sp. M9A.F.Ca.ET.002.03.1.2, the DNA window CAAAATGCTCGGTTACGACACGTTTTCCAACAAGCTCGCCGCGGTCGTCGTCTCCGGCACCATCTGCGCGGCTTCGGGCGCCGCCTACGCGCTGCTGTTCGGCTATGTCGGTTCGACCTTCGCCTCGGTGCAATATTCCATCCTGCCTCTGCTCTGGGTGCTGCTCGGCGGTGCTGCCACCACACTCGGTCCGCTGATCGGCACGCTGTTCATGTACTATGTCGTCGACATCACCAGCGGCTACACCTCCGCCTACCTGCTGATCGTCGGCATCGCGCTCATCCTGCTGGTGCTGTTTTTCCCCAAGGGCATCCTCGGTACCGTCCGTCAGCGTTGGTTCGGGTGGCTGCCATGATGCCGCTGCTGACCACCAAAGGCCTGTCCCGAAATTTCGGCGGCCTGCGCGCCGTCGACGGCGTCGACTTCGCGCTCATGCCGGGCGAGATCCGCGCCGTCATCGGCCCGAATGGCGCCGGCAAGACCACCTTCGTCAGCCTGGTCAGCGGCCGCATACAGCCGTCCTCGGGTATGATTGTCTTCGATGGCGCCGACATCACCAACCTGCCGGCCTACGCCAGGGTTCGCCTCGGCGTCGCCTATACCTTCCAGATCACCAGCGTCTTTGCCAATCTAACCGCTTACGACAACGTCGCGCTGCCGGTGCAGCGCACGCTGACCGACGGCCGCTCGAAAGGCGCCGTCCATGCCGGCGTGATAGCGGCGCTGGAGCGCACCGGGCTTGCCGACCGCGCCCATATGCTGGCCGGGCAATTGTCCTATGGCCACCAGCGCCTGCTCGAAGTGGCCATGGGGCTGGCGCTGAAGCCGCGCCTTCTCATTCTCGATGAGCCGACACAAGGGCTGGCCGACAGCGAGATCGACAATTTCATCGGGCTGGTGCGCGAGATCGCCAAAAGCGCCACCGTGCTTCTGATCGAGCACAACATGCCGGTGGTCATGCACCTTGCCGACCGCATCACCGTCTTCGACGCCGGCAAGATCTTAGCCGAAGGCACGCCCGAACAGATCCGCGCCAATACGCAAGTGCAGGACGCTTATCTCGGAGCGACCCCATGACTGAAACACGGTCTGAAGCACTGACCATCTCCGGGCTCGACTGCTTCTACGGCGAGGTCCAGGTGCTCTACGGCCTCGACCTCGTGCTGAACAGGGGCGAGGTGCTTTGCCTGTTCGGCCGCAACGGCGCCGGCAAGACGACGACGCTGAAGGCGATCATGGGCCTCGTTCCTTCCCGCGCCGGTTCGATTAGGCTCGAAGGGCGGGAATTGACCGGCCTGCCGGCGCACGACGTGCCGAAGGCCGGCGTCGCCTACGTGCCGCAGGGCCGGCGGCTGTTCGCCGAGATGACGGTAGCGGAAAACATCGAGATCGGCCTGATGGCCCGCGGCAAGGGCAAGGCGACGCGCGAAAATGTGCTCGATCTCTTCCCGCTGCTGCGCCAGCGGCTCAGGCAGCGCTCCGGCACGCTGTCGGGCGGCGAGCAGCAGATGCTGGCCATGGCACGGGCATTGTGCCTCGAGCCGCAGGTGCTTCTGCTCGACGAGCCGACCGAAGGGCTGATGCCGTCAATGATCGCCAGGATCCGTGAGACGGTGTCGAAGCTGCGCGAACTGGGTGTCTCGACGATCCTGGTCGAGCAGCGGGTCGATGCCGTACTGTCCGTCGCCGACCGGGTCTCGTTTATCGAGAACGGCCGCAACCGCGAGACCGTCGACGTCGAGCAGCTCCGCGCCGATCCGTCGGCGGTCCGTCGCTATGTCGGCGTGGGTTGATCAGCCAAAGAACAGAAAACCCGCAATCAGGAATGTCGGGATCAGCACCGCGCCCGACCAACCCATATAGCCGAAGAAGCCCGGCATTTTGACGCCGCGATGTCTGGCGATGGCGTAGACCATGAAGTTCGGCGCATTGCCGATATAGGTGTTGGCGCCCATGAACACCGCCCCGGCCGAGATCGCCACCAGCGTCGAGGCGAAGGTGGTCATCAGATGCTGCGGGTCGCCGCCGGCGAGCTCGAAGAAAACCAGATAGGTCGGCGCATTGTCGAGGAAGGATGACAGCATCCCGGTCAGCCAGAAATAGGCAAGGTCGTTTGGCTCGCCCGTGGGCAAGCTGACAAGCGAGACCAGCGGCGCCAGAGCGCCGTCGAGGCCGGCCCTGAGGATGGCGACGACCGGCACGATGCAGATGAAGATGCCGGCGAACAGTTTCGCCACCTCGGCGATCGGCTCCCAGTGGAAGTTGTTCGCCTCGCGATGGCTTTTGTACGAGACGCGAAGCGAGAGGAAGGCAAGCGCCAAGATGATGGCGTCGCGCACGAGGTTCTGCAATTCGAGGCCCACGCCCTGGACGGAGAAAGTCACGCCCGGTTTCCAGGTCGCAGAAAGCAGGATCGCGCAGATCACCCCGGCCAGCAGCGGGACGTTGGCCAGGCCGCGGATGCGCACCTTCGTATCAGGCGTCGGGTCCTTGATCTTCGGCATGCCTTCCTCTCGGCGATGCAGGATGACGTCGATCGCCAGGAAGACGGCGAGCACCACGCCACCGACAAACAGCGTTTCCCGAAAAAGGTTCGCGGTGGTCCAGAAGAAATCGACGCCGCGCAGGAAGCCGACGAACAGCGGTGGGTCGCCGAGCGGCGTCAGCGAGCCGCCGATGTTGGACACCAGGAAAATGAAGAAGATGACGACATGGGCGTTGAACGGTCGGTTGTCGTTGGCGCGCAGGATCGGCCGGATCAGGATCATCGAGGCGCCGGTCGTTCCGATGACCGAGGCGAGCATCGCGCCGATCAGCAGCAGTCCGGCATTCACCAGCGGCGTGCCATGGATGTTGCCGGCGACGAGGATGCCGCCCGAAATGGTGAACAACGCAAACAGAAGAATGATGAACGACATGTATTCGGTGAGCAGCGCATGCAGCACCGCCTCCGAGGCCGAAGGCATGCCGAACGCAACCGCCAGCGGCACGACCACAAGTGCTGCCCAGAAGGCGGTGATCTTGCCGTAGTGATGCTCCCAGATGCGGTGGAAGAGCAACGGGCCGGTGGCGATCGACAGAAGCAGGCCGGCAAACGGCAGCCCCCACCACAGCGACATCGTTTCGCCCGGCAGCCCGTGGGCCTCGGCTGCGAGGGCTGACCCCGGAAACAGCGTTGCGACCGCCACCACAGCGCCCGCCGTCAAAGCCGCCGCAAACCGCATTAGGCCCCCTCTGGAATTGTGTCGGATGCGATTGGTGGTGTTCAAGCCAGCGTCACGCCGGCATCGCGCATTCGGTTCAGCATCGTCTCGAGGGAGCCATTGAGATTGATGCCGCGGCAGGCGTCGAGCCGCACTGTTGTGTGGAAGCCGTGCTTGACCGCATCGAGCGCCGAAAAGGCGACGCAGAAGTCGGTCGCCAGGCCGACCAGGGTGAGCGTGTCGATGCCGCGCTCCTGGAGATAGCCGGCAAGGCCGGTGGGCGTCGTCCGATCGTTCTCGAAGAAAGCCGAATAGCTGTCGATCTCCGGGTGGTAGCCCTTGCGGATCACCAGTTCGGCCTTGGTCCAGGCAAGGCCGGAATGGAAATCCGAACCCAGGCTGCCCTGGATGCAGTGGTCCGGCCACAGCGTCTGCGGGCCATAGGGCAGATCGATCGATTCAAAAGGCTGCTTGCCGGGATGGCTGGAGGCAAAGCTCGAATGGCCGGCGGGATGCCAGTCCTGCGTCAGCACGACATGTTCGCTCCGCCGGATCAGGTCGTTGACCAGTGGCACGATCTCGTCGCCGCCGGCCACCGCCAGCGCGCCGCCCGGGCAGAAATCGTTCTGCAGGTCGATAATAACAAGCGCTTCGTCGGCCATGGAGCCTCCCTCTTGTTTGTCCCGGAAGCATGACCCGAACGGGAGGACTGCCGAAACGTGGAATCCGGTGTTCGAAGCCCACCGAAAATGTCGCTGACGCAACGGATGCAGAAACTTGACCAGATGGCCGGCTGCGTCAACCTCCAACGGCATACAAATGCGTGCCGCCGCGCCGATGCGGACGGACGGCGCAAACTCTGGCTTTGACAATTCCAGCCGGCTTGATATCATTTGCATACGAATGAATTTGACCGGCTCGGACGCCGGCTGGATCCCACCGGAAGGCCCCTTTTGGGAAGGCAAAGCGTGATCCGTTACGCGAAACCCACCACCGTCGACGAGGCGCTCGCTTTGCTGGGCGAGGGTTCGTGGCGCATCCTTGCCGGCGGCACCGATTTCTATCCGGCGCAAGGAGCCAAGCCTTTCCGCGAAAATGTCCTCGACATCAACAGTCTCGCAGCGCTGCGCGGTATCGCCGAAACCGGGGACCATTGGGTCATCGGCGCGCGCACGACCTGGACCGATCTTGTCCGTCATCCGCTGCCGGCGGCTTTCGATGCGCTGAAGCAGGCGGCGCGGGAAGTGGGCTCCGTGCAGATCCAGAACGCCGCATCCATCGCCGGCAATCTCTGCAATGCCTCTCCGGCCGCCGACGGCGTGCCGGCGCTGCTCGTCCTCGACGCCGAGGTCGAACTGCGCTCCGCGGCGATGGCCCGCCATCTGCCGCTGGAAACATTCATCCTGGGGAACCGCCGCACGGAACTGCGGCCGGACGAAATGGTCACCGCCATCCGCGTGCCGAAAAACGCGGCCGCCGGCACGTCGGCTTTCGTGAAGCTCGGCGCGCGTCGCTATCTCGTCATTTCCATCGCCATGGCGGCCGCCCGCTTGTCCGTTGAGGACGGCATCGTCGGTAATGTTGCCGTCGCCGTCGGCTCCTGTTCGGCGGTCGCCAAGCGTCTTTCAGGTGTCGAAGCAGCCTTGCGCGGCCTCCCGGTCAGCCACGCTCTCGCCACTGCGGTCCAGTCCGCGCCGATGGACGAGCTTTCGCCGATCGGCGATGTCCGCGGCAGCGCCGAATACCGGCTGGACGCCGCGCGCGAGATTGTCGCCCGCGCGGTGCTCGACGCGGCGGGTCATGTGCCTGCGGAAAAGGCGGCGGCATGAGCAAAGCTCAGCCCGACATGAGCAAAGCTCAGCCCGACATGAGCAAAGCTCAGCCTGGCATGACCGAAGCTCAGCCTGGCATGGAATGCGCCGACATCGCCTTCGAGGTCAACGGCGCCGCCGTTTCCGTCTGCGTGCCGCCGGTTCGCCGTCTCTCTTCGGTGCTGCGCGACGAATTGCGCCTGACCGGCACCAAGATCGGCTGCGACGCCGGCGACTGCGGCGCCTGCACGGTGCTTGTCGACGGCGAACCCGTCTGCGCCTGCCTCATGTCGGCGGCTTCTGCCGCTGGCACAGTGGTGACCACGGTCGAAGGGCTCGCCAACGGCAGATTGTCGGCGCTGCAAGCCTCGTTCCTCGACCACGGCGCGGCGCAATGCGGCATCTGCACACCCGGCCTGCTAATCGCGGCAACCGCGCTGCTGGACAACAAGCCCAACCCAACCGAGGCCGAAACCCAAGATGCGCTGGGCGGCGTCCTCTGCCGCTGCACCGGCTACCGGAAGATCATCGCGGCGGTGATGAATGCTGGACGGTTCGCAAGTGATAGCGCTGCCCCTCATCCGCCTGCCGGCACCTTCTCCCCGTATAGTGACGGGGAGAAGGAAGAGGCTCCGGCGCTGGCGACCCCCTCTCCCCGTTCTTCACGGGGAGAGGGTAAGGGTGAGGGGCAGCGCCAACCTGACCAGCTCGACCGCACTCTTGACCGCAGAATGCCAACCTCGGGCCACGCCGTTGGTTCGTCCCCGATCAGGCTCGACGGCCTGCCGAAGGTCACCGGCGGCGAAAAATTCGGCGGCGATTCCTTCCCGGCCGATGCGCTGGCGGTGCTGGTGGTCCGCTCGCCGCACCATCATGCCCGCTTCGCCTTTGGCGAGCTCGACGGCTGGGTGAAAACCCATCCCGGCATCGTCGGCGTCTTCACCGCCGCCGACATTCCCGGAAAGAACTGCTTCGGCGTCATTGCGCCTTTCGCCGACCAGCCGGCGCTGGCCGAAGGTTTTTCACGCTTTCGCGGCGAGGCGGTGGCGCTGGTTGCCGGCGAGCACGAAGCCATCCTCGATCTCGATCTTTCGGATTTTCCTGTTCGTTGGATCGAACTGCCGCACCTTCTGCAGCCTTGCGAGGCGCAGGCCGGCGGCGCGCGGCTGATCCACGAGAACCGGCCGGCGAACCTGCTCACATCAGGCTTTGTCGAGCGCGGCGACCCGGAGGCCGCCCTTGCCGGCTCGGCTTTCGTCGTTTCGGGGGCCATCGACACGTCCTGTGTCGAGCACGCCTATATCGAACCGGAAGCCGGCTATGCCTACATGGATGGCGACACGCTCGTCGTCGTTGCCTGTACGCAGGCGCCCTACATGGACCGCGACGACGTGGCAAAGGTGCTTGGCCTTGCCGTCGACAAGGTGCGTATCGTCCCGACCGCCACCGGCGGCGGTTTCGGCTCAAAGCTCGACGTTTCGTTGCAGCCGCTGATCGGCCTGGTCGCGATGAAGACCGGGCGGCCGGCGGCACTCGCCTATACCCGCAATGAATCGATGATATCGACCACCAAGCGTCATCCCGCCGAGATGAAGGCGACGATCGGCGCCGATGCCGATGGCCGCGTCACCGGCATGGTTTTCGCGGGCGATTTCAACACCGGCGCCTATGCGAGCTGGGGCCCGACCGTCGCCAACCGCGTGCCGGTGCACGCCTCCGGTCCCTATGCGACGCCGAACTATCGTGCCGAAGGCCGCGCCATCCACACAAATGGCCCGATCTCGGGCGCCTTCCGCGGTTTCGGCGTGCCGCAGGCGACGATCATGCAGGAAACCCTCTATGACGAGCTGGCCGGGAAGCTCGACATCGACCGGCTCGATTTTCGCCTGAAAAACTGCCTTCGTAACGGATCCGAAACGGTTACCGGCCAGAAGCTGGAATCGGGCGTCGGCATCGCCGAGTGCCTTGAGGCGTTGCGGCCGCATTGGGAGCGTGCGCTTGTCGACGCCGAGACGTTCAACGCCGACAGTAGCACAAAGAAACGCGGCGTCGGCGTCGCCTCTTGTTGGTATGGCTGCGGCAACACCTCGCTGCCCAATCCGTCGACCATCCGGGTCGGCATCTCCGCCTATGGCGATGCCGTCCTGCACCAGGGTGCGGTCGATATCGGGCAAGGCTCGAACACGGTCATTGCCCAAATCTGTGCCGACGCGCTCGGTCTGCCGCTCGAAAGATTCCGGCTGAAAAGTGCCGACACCGCGATCACGCCGGACGCCGGCAAGACGTCCGCCTCACGCCAGACCTTCGTGACCGGCAAGGCCGCCGAAAAGGCCGGCCGCGCCTTGCGAGAAATGATCTTGCGCTTCGCCAATGTCTCCGAAAATGCGACGATTGCCTTGGAAGGGCACAACTTGGCCATCGGCGAGGGAGAAGCGACGCGGCGGATCGATCTTTCGACGCTAAAGTCCGACGCTGACGGCTTCGTCTTTCGCGCCGAGGAAAGCTATGATCCGCCGACGCTGCCGCTCGATGCAAAGGGCCAGGGCAAGCCCTATGCCGTCTACGGCTACGGCGCGCAGATCGCCGAACTCGAGGTCGATCTCAAGCTCGGTACGGTGAAGCTGATCAAGATCACCGCCGCGCATGATGTCGGCAAGGCGATCAATCCTCTGCTCGCCGAAGGCCAGATCGAGGGCGGCATCGCACAAGGCATCGGCATGGCACTGATGGAGGAATACATCCCCGGCCGCACCGAGAATCTGCACGACTACCTGATCCCGACGATCGGTGACGTGCCGCCGATCGAGACCATCCTGATCGAAGTTCCGGATCCGGAAGGACCCTTTGGCGCCAAGGGCCTGGGCGAGCATGTGCTGATCCCGACGGCGCCGGCGATCCTCAACGCCATCCGTCATGCCGCCGGCGTCCTGGTCACCAAAATTCCGGCGACGCCTGCCCGTATCCGCGCCGTCATCCGCGACAAGGAGGCACGCCGATGAGCGAGCTTGCCGAACGTTTCGAGACGCATGATCCCGGCGAGAAGCAGGTGGCGGAGAAGATCCGCTGCGATGCCTGCCCGGTCATGTGCTACATCGCCGACGGCCGCACCGGCGCCTGCGACCGCTACGGCAATGTCGGCGGCAGGATCGTGCGGATAGATCCGCTGACCATCCTCGACCATGCGGCCGAGACCGGCGGCGCTGTCGTGCCGTTTGTCGCCGAAGGCGAGGCCTGGGACGGCGAACTGGTCAATACCGGCCGCCGCTTCGTCACTGCGATCGGCGCCGGCACCACCTATCCCGACTACAAGCCGGCCCCTTTCATCGTCAGCCAGGAGGTCGAGGGCGTCGATCTCGTCACCGTGGTCACCGAGGGCATCTTCTCCTATTGCGGCGTCAAGGTGAAAATCGACACCGACCGTCATATCGGTCCCGAAACGGCGACGGTGCGCGCCGGAGGCGAGGCGATCGGCCACGTCACGACAGGCGAATACGGCTCGCAGATGCTGTCGCTCGGCGGCGTGCATCATCTGACCGGCGGCTCGAAGGCCGAGGGTCGCGCCACCTGCGACGCGCTGCTTGATCTGTGCAACCGCAAGCCGGTCGAACTCACCATCGAGGGAGGTGCTGCAATCATCGTCGAAGCCGGCAAGCCGCCGGTCATCGACGGCAAGCTCGAACATCGCATGCGCGTCGGCTGCGGCTCGGCCACCATCGGCATGTTCGCCACCCAGTGGCGCGGCCTGGTCGACGAGGTGGTGGTGGTCGACGACCACATCACCGGCGTCGTTTCCGAGCATCAGGCTGGCAAGGTGCTGGGTTGGCAGGACACCGGCATCAAGATCATCGGCCGCCGTTCGACGCCGGGCCGCTATTTCAAGGTGTCCGAGCCCGGCCTCGGCTGGGGTGGCACCAACATTTCCGACCCGCTGTCGATCCTTGGCGAATGGAACGCGAAGAAAGGCGCGCGGCCGGGCCTGTCGCTGCTGATGGTCTCGACCACCGGCGAGCAGTTCGCTTACTACGAACTCGACGACGAATTGAAGCCGGTTCAGAAACCGTTCCCGGAGCGGCTGCAGAAATCCGTCGGCCTGATCGAGGACAATTGCGAGCCGGCGCTGTGCACCGTGCTGTTCATAGGCGGCGCCGGCGGTTCGCTGCGCGCCGGCGTCACCGAGAACCCGGTCAATCTGACCCGCTCGGTGCAGGGCCTGACGACTTATGTCACGGTCGGCGGCGCACCGGTCTATGTCTGGCCGGGCGGCGGCATCACCCTGATGGTCGATGTCACCCGCGTGCCGGAAAATGCCTTCGGCTATGTGCCGACGCCGGCGCTGGTGGCACCGATCGAGTTCACGCTGCGCCGCGACGACTATGTCAGGCTCGGCGGCTATGAAGCCGAGATCCGCAGCGTCGAGGACATCCTTGCCAAGGGCGGCGAGTACCTCAATCCGCGTCATGGCACGGGCGCGCCAGCCAGCAATCCGTGGCCGCCGCTGGCACAGTTGCGGCGCGCAGCGGGCAACGGGGTTAGGCGATGAACGGCCCACAGGCGCATTGGCTTAAGGACGGCCGGCGGCTGCATCTCAACCATGGCCCGATCGACCTGATCATCGAGGCATCAGGCGATGCGAACGAATGCCGCGCCGCCTATGGCCAGGCGGTGGCACGCTTCCAGACAATCCTGCCCGAACTTGTCGACGAACTCATCGAGCTGCGCCGCCCGGCTTCGTCACAGCCGCGCGCTTTCGCCGGGCCGACGGCGTGCCGCATGGAGGCGGCCGTCGTGCCGCTGGCGAAACAATTCATCACGCCGATGGCCGCCGTTGCCGGTTCGGTAGCCGACGAAATGCTTGGCGCGCTGCTGGCCGGGCGCCGACTCGATCGCGCCTATGTCAACAATGGCGGCGACAGCGCGATCCATCTCGGCAGCGACCAGTCCATGACCCTCGCCATTGCCGGGACAGGTCATGGGCTGGCGGACCGTATCACGATTCGCGCCGGGGACGGGATTCGCGGCGTTGCGACAAGCGGTTGGCGCGGCCGTTCCTTTTCGCTGGGCATCGCCGACGCCGTCACCGTGCTGGCGCGGACGGGTGCAGAGGCCGATGCCGCCGCGACCCTGATCGCCAACGCCGTCGACCTGCCCGGTCATCCTGCCATCGAGCGCTTGCCGGCGCGCGATCTGGCGCCCGACAGCGACCTTGGCGATCGCCTAGTCATCCAAGGCGTAGGCCCGCTTTCCCCTGGTGAAATCGCCGCCGCGCTGGACAGCGGGCTTGCTGTCGCAGAAGATTTTCGGCGACAGGGCCTGATTGCCGCTTCAGCGCTGTTCCTTGCCGGTCAGGCACGGATCGCCGGTCCCATGGCGCTCGCTGCGCCCAACGAGAAATCAAGGAAGGAAATTGCCGATGCCTGAGTTTGCGATCCGCAAGATTGCGGTGCTGACCGAAGAGATCTTTCACGAGGGCGGGCCGGTGGCGAAGGTTCCGCGCCGCCGCGCCGCCGCCATGGCGGTGGTGAAGAACCCGTTCGCCGGGCGCTATGTGGAAGAGCTGCAGGGCGCCATGGACGATCTGAAGCCGCTCGGCCTGCTGCTCTCCGACAAGCTGATCGCCGCATTGGGCGGCGACGTGAAACATATCGACGGCTACGGCAAGGGCGCCATCGTCGGCATAGCGGGTGAGCTGGAGCATGGCGCGCTGTGGCATGTTCCTGGCGGCTACGCCATGCGCGAGCGGCTCGGCGACGCCAAGGCGATCGTGCCGTCGGCAAAGAAGGTTGGCGCCTTCGGCTCGCGGCTCGACGTGCCGCTCGGCCATATCAACGCCGCCTATGTGCGCAGCCATTTCGATGCCATGGAGGTCGGCATCAGCGACGGGCCCCGTCCCGACGAAATCCTGTTCTGCCTCGCCATGAGCTGCGGCCCGCGCGTGCACGACCGCATGGGCGGCCTCGCGGCGAAAGACATCAAGGCTTGGGACGGGCTGCGGTGAGCGGCGAGGACAATCTGCTCAAGCTCGTCGAGGCCGAGGAGCCTGACGAAAACGATTACCGCTTGCAGGAGCAGGTCGGCTTCATCCTGCGCAAGGCGCACCAGCGCCATGTCTCGATCTTCGCGGCACATATCGCCGACCTGACACCGCCGCAATTCGCCGCCCTGGCCAAATTGCACGACGTCGGCGAGACCTCGCAGAACCAGCTTGGCAGCCTGATCGCCATGGACGCGGCGACGGTGAAAGGTGTGATCGACCGGCTCAAGGCGCGCGGCTTGGTCGAGCTTTCCAAGCATGAGGTCGACAAAAGGCGTCTGCTGGTCAATCTGACCGCCGAGGGCCGCGATGCCATCGAGCGGCTGATCCCGATCGCCCGCGACATCACGGAGGAAACGTTGGCGCCGCTGTCCGCCAAGGAGGTCGCCACCTTCATGAGGCTTTTGGCCAAGCTGGCCTGAGGCTGCCGCTTGCCTGTCGAAGCTTGAATTTTTCTCCCTGCCGGGCGATGTCCGCCCGGCAGGGAAGTTTCAACTCAGAGCCCGTTGTCCTTCAGGATCTGAGCGGCGTTTTCCTTGGTGATCTTCTCAGTTGGCAAAGTGATGGTCTTTTCGACCTGCTCGCCGTTCAGGAACTTGATCGCCTGCCGCAGCCCTTCGGCGCCCGGCGTCACATAGGTGAAGGTCGCCGTCAGCTCGCCATTGTTGACCAGCGTCACGCCTTCATTGGGCAGGCCGTCGATGCCGATGAACTTGATGTCCTTTTCGCGCCCGACATCCTTGGCGGCAAGATAGGCGCCGTAGGCCATCGGGTCGTTGTGACCGTAGACGAGATCGATGGTCTCGTTGTTGCGCAGGGCCGTGGCCATGATGTTGTAGGCCTGGTCCTGCTTCCAGTCGCCCGACTGCTGGTCGAGCAGGTATTTTATGCCCGGCTCCTTGTCGGTGAATTCATGGAAGCCGTCATGGCGGTCATGTGCCGGCTGGGTGCCCATGCCGCCCCAGATCTCGACGACGTTGCCGGCGGCCTTGCCCTTGCCGCCGAGCAGCTCGACGGCATATTCGCCGGCAGCCCGGCCGATCAGCTTGTTGTCGCCGCCAACGAACTGGGTGTAATCCTTGGTTTCGACATTGCGGTCGAGCACGAAAACCGGGATCTTGGCATCGATCGCCTGCTGCACGACGCCGGTCAGGCCGGCGGATTCCTTCGGTGACACCAGCAGCGCGTCGACTTCCTGACGGATCAGGTTCTCGACATCGGCGACCTGCTTTTCGGTCTTGTCCTCACCGTCGGTGACGATCAACTCGACGTCGGGATGCTTGGCGGCCTCAGCCAGGATGTCCTTGTTGAACTGGGCGCGCCACGGCTCGATGGTCGTCACCTGGGAGAAGCCGATCTTCCACTTCTTGTCCTGCGCGTAGGCGTTGCCGCTGGTCAAAAGGGCGGTCGTGGTCAGCAGTGCCGCGCCGACAGCGGCAAGCTTCAACATGTCACGTCGTTTCATTTCTTGTTTCCTCCAAGATTTAGAGACGGGGTCTCTTTTGACGGCCGCTTTGCTGCGGTCGTTTCCTTGCGCGCTGCTTTTCCACCAGGCAGACGCAGATAGAAGAGAAGATCAACGGCGTTGCGCTCCTGCACGAGCACGGTGCCGATGATGATCATCCCCTTCAGCACGAGCTGAAGGTTCGAATTGATGTTGTGCAATTGCAGGATGTTCGAGAGCAGTCCGAAGATCAGCACGCCGCAGAATGTGCCGATGAGGCTGCCGCGTCCGCCCATCAGGCTGGTGCCGCCGATGACCACGGCGGCGATGGCGTCGAGCTCCAGCCCGGCGCCGGCATCCGGCTTGCCTTGCCTGTACTGTGCGACATAGAGCACCGCCGCCACGCCGGCCAGCAATCCGGACACGGCGTAGGTGGCGATCTTGACGCGGCCGGCGGCGATGCCGGACAGCCGCGCCGCCTCTTCATTGCCGCCGATGGCATAGACGTAGCGGCCGAACGGCGTGAAGCGCAGCACGGCTCCGTAGATCAGGATCGCGCCGAGGAAGAACAGGCCCGGCATCGGGATCACCCCGAACACCAGCGAGCGCAGCATTTCGAAATCGGCGGTGGCGTTCGACCCGGTGTACACCGGCAGCACAGCATTGTTCTGGCCGGCGGTCAGCCGGGCGATGCCGAGCGCCGTCACCATCATCGCCAGCGTGACGATGAAAGGTT includes these proteins:
- a CDS encoding 6-hydroxynicotinate reductase; amino-acid sequence: MSELAERFETHDPGEKQVAEKIRCDACPVMCYIADGRTGACDRYGNVGGRIVRIDPLTILDHAAETGGAVVPFVAEGEAWDGELVNTGRRFVTAIGAGTTYPDYKPAPFIVSQEVEGVDLVTVVTEGIFSYCGVKVKIDTDRHIGPETATVRAGGEAIGHVTTGEYGSQMLSLGGVHHLTGGSKAEGRATCDALLDLCNRKPVELTIEGGAAIIVEAGKPPVIDGKLEHRMRVGCGSATIGMFATQWRGLVDEVVVVDDHITGVVSEHQAGKVLGWQDTGIKIIGRRSTPGRYFKVSEPGLGWGGTNISDPLSILGEWNAKKGARPGLSLLMVSTTGEQFAYYELDDELKPVQKPFPERLQKSVGLIEDNCEPALCTVLFIGGAGGSLRAGVTENPVNLTRSVQGLTTYVTVGGAPVYVWPGGGITLMVDVTRVPENAFGYVPTPALVAPIEFTLRRDDYVRLGGYEAEIRSVEDILAKGGEYLNPRHGTGAPASNPWPPLAQLRRAAGNGVRR
- a CDS encoding amino acid synthesis family protein → MPEFAIRKIAVLTEEIFHEGGPVAKVPRRRAAAMAVVKNPFAGRYVEELQGAMDDLKPLGLLLSDKLIAALGGDVKHIDGYGKGAIVGIAGELEHGALWHVPGGYAMRERLGDAKAIVPSAKKVGAFGSRLDVPLGHINAAYVRSHFDAMEVGISDGPRPDEILFCLAMSCGPRVHDRMGGLAAKDIKAWDGLR
- a CDS encoding ABC transporter permease; its protein translation is MSILNVLSRTKLYWGLIAIFLIGVLGSPISSKGNNIFLSYGNLLDVLRQVSTTGLIATGMTAVIITGGIDLSVGSLMAICTVVCAMLLTVPGVTPAVVLGVPTVAVTALCLGILATRFIFLNIEKSRAGSQATHDIRLDGVRGLVTPAIVGVILCSLVLWFLLPQVGSKFGVLGVLLVAPCVGLLFGALNGFIIVAGRLQPFIVTLAMMVTALGIARLTAGQNNAVLPVYTGSNATADFEMLRSLVFGVIPMPGLFFLGAILIYGAVLRFTPFGRYVYAIGGNEEAARLSGIAAGRVKIATYAVSGLLAGVAAVLYVAQYRQGKPDAGAGLELDAIAAVVIGGTSLMGGRGSLIGTFCGVLIFGLLSNILQLHNINSNLQLVLKGMIIIGTVLVQERNAVDLLFYLRLPGGKAARKETTAAKRPSKETPSLNLGGNKK
- a CDS encoding substrate-binding domain-containing protein — translated: MKRRDMLKLAAVGAALLTTTALLTSGNAYAQDKKWKIGFSQVTTIEPWRAQFNKDILAEAAKHPDVELIVTDGEDKTEKQVADVENLIRQEVDALLVSPKESAGLTGVVQQAIDAKIPVFVLDRNVETKDYTQFVGGDNKLIGRAAGEYAVELLGGKGKAAGNVVEIWGGMGTQPAHDRHDGFHEFTDKEPGIKYLLDQQSGDWKQDQAYNIMATALRNNETIDLVYGHNDPMAYGAYLAAKDVGREKDIKFIGIDGLPNEGVTLVNNGELTATFTYVTPGAEGLRQAIKFLNGEQVEKTITLPTEKITKENAAQILKDNGL
- a CDS encoding UPF0280 family protein, whose protein sequence is MNGPQAHWLKDGRRLHLNHGPIDLIIEASGDANECRAAYGQAVARFQTILPELVDELIELRRPASSQPRAFAGPTACRMEAAVVPLAKQFITPMAAVAGSVADEMLGALLAGRRLDRAYVNNGGDSAIHLGSDQSMTLAIAGTGHGLADRITIRAGDGIRGVATSGWRGRSFSLGIADAVTVLARTGAEADAAATLIANAVDLPGHPAIERLPARDLAPDSDLGDRLVIQGVGPLSPGEIAAALDSGLAVAEDFRRQGLIAASALFLAGQARIAGPMALAAPNEKSRKEIADA
- a CDS encoding MarR family transcriptional regulator, with the translated sequence MSGEDNLLKLVEAEEPDENDYRLQEQVGFILRKAHQRHVSIFAAHIADLTPPQFAALAKLHDVGETSQNQLGSLIAMDAATVKGVIDRLKARGLVELSKHEVDKRRLLVNLTAEGRDAIERLIPIARDITEETLAPLSAKEVATFMRLLAKLA